Genomic segment of Panicum virgatum strain AP13 chromosome 9N, P.virgatum_v5, whole genome shotgun sequence:
TATGGTGGTGGGTAAGATGCGTAGCTCGGATCTACTGGCGGTGCTGGAGGGTTAGAAGCTGGTGGTGGGCCTGGGGGAGCAGCTTCTGCCATGAAATTCTGCAAGTAAAGGGTCAAATTAGCTAACAGAAATGAGGCCAAAGGAATGTGTGAAACATGTTTTCATAAAAGCTAGTTATGGTGCAATATTGCATTACTgataattccaaatattaaaaGCAGATTAGCATACACAGTACCTGGACCAGTTGTTGGGCGGTTTGAACTTGGGATGCAGTCCCAATTATCTCCACAGTCATCTCTCCAGGTGCGCCTCTGCTTTCTTGAATAGTTACAGTTGCGCCACTGTGCCTACGGATATAGCTGATACTAGCACCAGCTGCCCCAATCACAGCATCAGCGTAGGCAAGGGGAATGTGCATGTTATGTGTCACCTTccaaaatacataaaaataagTAGCTGATTAACCCAAATAAAAGCACAAATCATCTTGAGAACAAAGTGCAAGAGAACCAACCTGAGAACCTGCATGAGAGCGTGGTTGATTTCCTGCAGCAGGAACACCGCTTGGTGGGGCCTCACGTCCATATGCAGAAATACCATAGTGTGGCTGCTTTTCCACAGGCACAGGGGGGACATCAGGAGGAGGATAATAACTGTCTTGCGGCCTTGGAGGCATGAATTGCGAATTTCCACCAAAACCTGGACCACCTGGAGGTAGGTTTGGAGGAGGGCCCCAGGGTTGAGGAGGCCCCCAGTGCTGGGGAGGTGGCATTGGTTGCTCCCTCTGCATACTGTGCATTTTCATCTGCAGAGCACGAAACTTACATTCGTCAGACACTGCATGCAAGACACGAAGTGCTGACAGGAATGCAAGATGCCACTTACATGTGTTTCAAATAGTGGAAGAACACTGCGGTCGACAAGAAACTTTCTTAAGTGACTTGCTATTAATTCCACTGCTTTGTGGACACCAAGAGACTCGCCTTGTATCTCCACAACTCTGTCATCATTTAATGCGACAGGAGGAACATTCTCTGAAGAAGAGTATAACACACTGAATTAAAACAATAGACATAAATATTCACATTGAAGGATCAAAGCACACGTATTTACATGAACTGCAATTGAATTGGTATCACTATTTTCTCAGTGTCACTCAACTGAGTTGCAGGTCACAACATATAACTACGAATGCAATTCAGGAACCAAATCATATATCCGAAAGAGGAAGAAATCCAGCATATGTagcattgaaaaaaaaatgcaaaaaactTACCAACAATACGTACAGCACACTTTGAAGAATCCTGTATGGATTTAATAGTTGCTCCCTGCTTTCCAATAAGGCTGCCAGCTTGCGATGCTGGCACTAGAAGTCGTGTCGGTCCGATATTACCAGCACTTCGTTGAGGCTGACCAGATTCACCATCTGAACTATCAGTTATTCTTTTATGAACTCTAAGTAAGCCATCCATAGCTGGAGATACCGGTGCATCTGGTTCATCCTTTGCTGAAATCATTACCTTCAATGGCAAAATGACAACattcacaaaattaattaacaGTTAAAATGAGATATTACCAGAGAAAAAGATTTACCGAATATGAACTCAATGAATGGCATACACTATGATGATACTACCATTCACAAATATATGCGTCTGGAACAAGTATAATGAAACTTTACCGAATGGGTTACTTACTGGTACATAACCAAGAGATCACATTTGCACATCACTAGCAAAGTTAAATGATGTCTCCCGTcacaaaagaaataaaataaactATGATTTTAGTGGAGTATGGTTAAATAAGGACGTCAAGTATACATTTACCACCTTGAACAGCATAAAGTTATTCCCAAATATCTTGAGATGATATCCTACTTAATCTCAAGTTTACTTAATTCATACTACAATAGTAATTGTAGCAGTCAGCACACAGCAATAGATGCATCTGATGCTGAAATAGCTTTACAGACAGGAGCTCCTAAAAGTTCAGAAGAGCATTCCATCCTATGCATTTAGTCAACAGTGGTGTGCAGTGTTCAAGAAGAATGGATAATCAGATTATCAGAACaatcatttttcttttgttattcAGTTAGCAACCTTCTTTATAAAATTTACCATCCTCCACCAATGGCTATTCCTTCATTATTTTAAATGTGACAACTTGTTTTATTTGTCTCCATCAATGTCCAATGAAAGAATAGATACATTTCATTCTCTTTTACTCACTTGTTGGATAATGTAAATTGCATGGTATTTACCTTTTCTTATAAAAAAACTTAATTCCAgaagacaaaagaaaacaaagagtTCCATAACAGCACGTCTCAAAATGTGCAGCCATTTTTATACTTTTCAAGGCAAATTTAGTACCAATAATTCTAGAGTTGTAGTACATGTGGTATATTCATTTACAAAGCAATTCTTCATGCATTTTTATCATTTTACTTTTTCCCTTTAGTAATTCACTTGTTCCCTtcagttaaaaataaaaaaaggatgTGGAATTACCAGATAGCTTATGGAGCATCTTGAAAGGGATCTTCATCCAATACTCAAATGACCTATTCATATTTGCAGCACAGGAGCATAAAACTGGACTTTCAGAACCATGTCAGTTCACCCATTTCGGAAAGGTTGTTATGTTTGGGAACTTAAACTGCAGTCACAACCTGCAACATTAACCTGTGTTATATTATCAAGGCTATTCAATTTCGGCCTTTGGTGGATGGTCATATTTTGTTGTAAGTCATATTTTTAGCTTTCTGAGTGTTGTCAAGATACTAATTATGTTTCCTAAGTTGAATTGTGGCACAGCTATTAAGTTCCAATTAGGAAGTAAGGATACTCCTGACTAAGTCTTAGCAAAGATGTAACAAACTAAAAAAATGAATCCTGTGACATAGCTCTGGTGTTTGATAAACTGTGTGACATTGTGGTTATCAAGAAAAACAGGTTCATGTCACATGTCCGTGATGCTCTGGAACACTGGTAACAAATTGCTTAGGGTAGGAAAAATTTTCAGCACACAACAAATGCTAAACTACATAGTGTTTGTTGCAGATTACAGGCCATCTCTACTGCTCATGGATATACACATGTAAAGAAACAAAGGAATAGATTTGGGTAAAGTCCGAATGGAAAGGGGACTTGGAACCTGCATTCGTATTGAGATATCTAAAACAATGTAACCATGATGCTCCTTTGCATCACTACAATTTAATAAACTTTAAGTATTTGGACATTTGATGTGAGTTGGTTAAAACTTTATGTGATGTATCTTATGAAATAGGACATGCTATGTGCATGGTTCAGACCTGGTACCCAATTCTATCCTACAGTTCACAAAAATGGACTCAATTCATAAAGCATTGAAGTGAATATCAGAATTGATAACATATACCAAATAATTGTTATTCAAATGATTTTTTATTTCTATGTAAATACTGTGTGTTAAAGACAATGCAATCCAAATTTATTCCTGAAAATAGATCGAAAAAGGGCTAAGCACCAGTTCACTGCATCATGCATATCCCTTGAAGAGACATAGAGGAATCAAAGCCATTCCTTACACAAAGATGTTGATAGCTTCCATTATTTCCATTATTGTGAAACTTTTCGATATAATGAAGCACATTTGATACAACATTCAAACCCACAGTTGTTAAGGAAAATATTACCAGTAACAGTTTGTTGCAAGCCCTCAGGTAAGATGGAAAAAAACAGTTCataaattttgagaaaatcgcAGATTTTGTTTTAAGATTCAGTAACGGAAATTCAGCTGTTCAACTAACAGTTTTCTTTGTGTTTGCCCCATTACTATGATGCTTTAAGGTGCAAAAAGCAACAACATAGTCCAACTCCAGCTTTAAGGCCTTATTAAGCACACAAAAACCCTTCCAGAATTCCAGATATCTAGATATCAGAATGAAATGACTAAGGGCTTGTTTGGATCGAGACCTGGCACGCAGCTTGCCGGCCAGGCAGCCATCTCAGCCCCAGGCGCTCGAAATCGGACGCCTGGGAGCGCTGCCTGGGCCAGGCGGCTCTGCGCAGGCCCCATCCAAACAACCCCTAAATGTGGGTCTTAATTACCAAGTCAATATATCATATATTTGCACATGCTGGGCCACTAGGAAACTAGGAAGACGAGTATCAGCATGTATTTAGCTGATCACTTTGTACCTAAAAATGCATCATCCAAGAAAACAAATGAACTTCATGCATGAACCTGCTATGCCTAATGACACCACGGCATAGTTACCTAAAAATATATGACTTAGTAATTTCGTTGCTGGCTGAAGCACTGAGACTACTGAATTTTAATCAAAAACACGATTCCATAAAGGCACTTACTGCTCTTTCTGGTACACCAGGTGGGCCATCAAGTATTTTGATGCGCGCTTTGGACTCCTCACACATCTTTTTGATAAACTCCCCTTTGCGGCCAATGATAGCCCCTACCTTCTGGGCTGGAACCAGTATACGAAAAACACTCTCTCCTGGCCAACCAGGCCATCTGTTATCCTCAACATTAATCTGTGAATTGTCCTGCTGACTCCTGTCCCCAGTGTATGCATTCTCCAGCTCTTCCTGGTAAGAATTTGCCGGCTTCTCATTGTACTGATTCCCGGTCTCCTTGCTGTACAAGTTTCCCTGCTCTTCATTGTACAGATTCCCAGACCCATCATTGTACTGGGCACCAGGTTGTTCGGCATATGTGTTTCCCAGCTCTTCACCGTACTGCTTCTCCAGTTCCACATCCTCATATGGGTTTGGTTGTTCTCCATCGTAAGGATTTCCAGGCATCCCGCCAACATCATGTCCCACAAAGTTCTCTACTGGTCCGTCCATATTTTCTAGCCACAAACAAAAACGCAAATCAGTTAGAAATCACACGCCATGTAAGGACCTAAGCTTCAAACCGACCCAAACATAGAAAACCGCATCAGAACAGACACCTAATCAATCCGAATAGCAAGTATCTGGCAGCGGGCGCATAAGCAACTCATGATTACCCCAACAGACACTCAGCCTTAAGCTAAGTCCAATCGAGTTCATATCTACCCCTATAAAACAACTTCCCCTGAACCTGCATCTCGCCATGAGCCGTGACCGAAACAAAATCAAGTGCCCCAAAATCAACGCAGGATACACTAATCGGTACACGCCGAACCCTAAACCTCAAGCTGCGCGACGCGCCGTCCCAGCAGCAGTCCGATCCATTCGCTACAACCGCACCGATAAGACCGCTCGGAATCTGCCAAATCGCGCCCGCAAGCGCACGGGACCGAATCACGAGGGGGTAcgtgaaggggggggggggagaccgGGAGAGGGTGGTACCTGAGGGAGGGAGATGAGGGGAGGCCCGAGGCCACGACCCCGGCGAGGAGCTCCCGCCCGGGAGGCGGGCTGGGGCTCTGGGCGACGAGGTGGGGCGGCGCCGGATTCGGGTGCGACGAGAGGAGAGGAGCGCTCGCGTCGCGGAGACCGGAGACGGAGAGGAGCCGTGCGGCGTTTATCATCGGCTACTGTCTGCGGGCCGCGGCTTAACGGAATAAAGGTGGCCCGGCCCAGCCCGGCCCGGCCGCATTACGAACAGTTTCGGTTGGGGCAGGCCGTCAGGGTATGTGATTTTAGGCTGTGAATGAGCCGCGTCAGGAAAGCTCTGGATGGAACGATACAATCATACAAGGGTTCTTTCCCTATGCACGTCGATTTAAGTAGAAAATTAGGAAAATTAAGAGGTTGTTTAGGAGCTCTCCTAAAATGATTTTACTATTAAAGTTTAAGTtgataaaattaaaaatattagtTTGATCCGGCTTCTATTTTATTTTAGCATGAGCCTATAAAATAGTTATAGCTTCATGCTATAGTACTTCGATTTATGCAAAATAGGTGAAATCGAAATCGGAATAAGGTTTTCCAAACGGTTCCTAGATTTTAACCCACGCCCTCTTCTCCTGAAAGGAACGTTGTTTTATCCTTTAAAATTTATCCCTCAGAGCGTGCATGTTTAGCTTGCAGTAAGATctatctaattaaagcaatgtCAAGTACTAAGAAAAAATATATTGAAAAGAGAATAAAGTCAATCAAATGTCAAGTTCCAATGCATATGTACTTATTGAGGATCTAGAAAATCAAATAAACAACACAGTTTTCAATCACAATTGTTATAATAATTAGAAGTAACAAGGTTATTATTCTTATGATGAGTAatatgtctgaaattttctaaataAATAGCCTTTTTGGACATTGTGTTATCCTAGTATCAGCTCATAATAGAGCCATGTTCCGGCAAATACAGCACTCTTATGCCACATTGCCGCTTTGGCACATCATCTATTGGGTTATTGGTGGGCTATCTTTGCTGCAGGTTTGATTGATCCTTCATAATGCTATCTGTTGGAGTTCTGACTTCTTTCAAGCTTTTTGCTGATCCTGTCCCAAACAATTCATCTGTCGACGGCCATACTTGTCAAGCAGTTCCACTCTAAGCATTGAATTTCTAGTCTTAACATATGAATTGCAAAATTTAAGGAAGCACTCATCATGATATGACAAACTATTAAGATAGCAAGGCAAGCAAGGCAATCATGAAGATACTCTGAATTATAGATACATTCCTGATAAGTCGGGTACAAAGCCATTACTAAGGCCGAAGGTTGCTCATCGACCGTGAGGACGACTTGTATTCACTAAGAGAGATTCTAGTTTAGCTCCGCTAGCCTAAGGTTACAAGTGACAAGAGTAAAGGGAGGTACCCAACTTATTTGCGTCAGTAATTTGATACTAGGAACTACTGCAAATGAAGACCAGGAGCAACCCGATGACTATCAGGTGACTTTGCACGAGCTCGGCACATCCAtaatattatgatgtaaaaCAGCCCGTCAAATATATATCATTTCACTCGTTCAAATTTAAGATCTATTGGGTACTACCAAAGCACCGAATAGACTCTGGGTTTTGAATTTACCATTTGTATCTTATCCTACTATTAATAATTTATTTCTAATTGGAGGTTACTTTAAAATCTCCATTTGAAGCTACCTAAGATGCTAGGTGGAcacttaaaaaaataaaaaatctccTTTGAAGCCaccacgtgaagccacctaggatcctaggtgaaaCTTTAGAAATTCACATAATTAGAAACATCTTACCATCAATCTAACAACTTATTCATAAAAATTATTAAATTACTtagccattatgaaaatagactaaaataactcAAAATATGTATCTAACTTACCCTCCTCTTCCATTATGAAAAaattaaagtaaccccctatTCTTCATgcaaattacccacctatgctatTAAAAAGAATACAAATAACCCCTAAATTATatcaaattatattattataaaaaagttaaagtaacccctaaatctgaatctaaattatataattataacaaaatattaaagtgtaccaataaaaatctaaattactatttctattattattagtatatattatttatgttattatttatataaaaattattgctcacgatatgtgtcaccatgtattaATGTATGAGGAAGAGATAAAAATACCAATTTACGAACAAttagttcaactaaatatatatcaaacacacatagaggtgtgatgcaaaatgaaatttattgctataagataatgataaatatgtattttagagtatgtgttagagtatttaataaatatatatcaaactcaTCTTCTGTTCTGTGTGCACCATTCCATGGAATATTATAATTATATTTCTATCGCTGGCTCCTACTCCATCAGTCCAAATGATAAATTATTTCAATTTTCTTGGAGAGCCATTGACCAAAATTTTAGAGAAGATtgcaaagatttatgacatgaAATAGGTATACTGTGATAATATAATTAATGAAGAatctaattattcttatttggtATCATGAATATTTCTTAGAAAGCACCATTGGAGGGGTGAGCATCCTGCCTGAATATTTTTTCATGGATGCCGGCGAACTAGGGGATGGAGGATGCAAAGGCACCTACAAAGTTGGGGGTTTGAATGCTAAGACATTGCAAAGTATAAAATTGTGATATTTGATTGtataaatatagttaaatttaAGATAATTTAACGCTCAAAAAAtttaaaatgacttataataTACGATAGAGCGAGTACAATGCAAATCCTAACACTAACAGTTACGGTTGAGGTGAGGACTTAAAGTCTTGTCGGTGCCAAACTGTCAGTCTTTATCATAGTCACAAAAGTTCCCACATAGATGGATCGAGAAACGTGGTactacctccgtcccaaaatataacAATTTTTTGACTTTTTAAAGTCAAATATTTTCATCTTTGACTAtagatggtaaaaaaaatataaagattgACAACATAAAAGTGATATTAGTTTATTCGTAATGAAACCAACAATCGTAACATGTAATCTTTTCTATTTAAAAGTAATTATTTTTTGagatattattggtcaaagataaaGATGTTTGACTTTGAAAAGTCAAAATGTtttatattttgggacggaggtacGTAGTATCTTATTTAAGAGTGATTTTAATATTATTGGGACGGAAACATAGCAGCGGAAACTAGTTCCACGTTCAGTCAACATCAACGCAGTGTCAGTCACTCAACACTCAACACTCAACACACGTTACCGGTGACTGTGCTGCCAGCACACAGTGTCAGTCAACGCTAAACACAACGACAACGCGTACGTCGCTGTTCCAAATACGTCAACTTCCGCGGGCCCCACCAAGTCAAAGTCAAAAGTGTAACACGTTGGTGATGCGCACGGCATGATGAGTACGACGCAGGGTTTCAAAAACCGGTGATACTATTCAAAACCAGAACAGtaacacaaaaaaattatttttatatttttggatttagaagtataaaatataaaaaaccggAACCGGTTTACCATCCTGGACTGGACCGGGAACGAAAAAAACCGGAAACCGGCGGTTCCCGGCCGAGATTTGAAACCCTGGTACTACGTGACCCTCTCCTCCATAGAATGCTCGAAGTTGCAGCTATGGACTGCAGCATCTGTTgcaactagctagctagctcaccGTGCCGGCAGCCGGCAGGCATGGCGGCTGCGTGGCGGGGAGCATGGAGGTCGACGGTCGCATCCGCCAACCGAGGCGGGGGCGGCGATCCTGTGCAGCCACCACCGCAACCTGCTCTGTTTGATCACAGCCACGACGACACCTGTGGAGCCAGCAGCATCGCTTCAGGTACCACCCTGTCCATGTCCAACACTGCCACCACCTACGCCACCAGCACCGCCGCGTCCATTCCGTTCCCATTCactgccgccggcgacggcgtcaCGGACGAAGAGAAGGCGACGATGCGGGAGCACATCAGGGACCTCATCATCCATGGATCCCGTGGTGGATGTGGAGCGGCTACGACCActaccgccggcgacggcggcggcagcagcgcactGGGCAGATGGCTTTCGGAGCTGCAGGTCAGCTGGGTTCTCCGCCTCGCCCAGCTGGATGTCGCATCCGCGGGGAGGACCTTCGTGTCGCGGCGACTCCAGCACACCGCACGCAGCTGGGTGCTAGCTCTGCACGTTATCAGCAGGTGCGTCGCTAGCTTTACTGGATGGTGTagccagcaggaggaggaagaagcagcagctCGACATGGACAGAACTGGCCACCTGCTTCAGAATTCGTAGGATTTGTCGCGGCAACCTTCTTGCTCATGCTCCCTTTCGTCGACGCCGTCGTTGCACTGGACGACGTCGTTAGCCCTGTTAGCATTAGCAGCGacggccatggccatggtgGTATCGTTTCCGGCAATAAGGATGCAGTGGCATCGGCTCACAAGTTCAGGACACTGGTAGATGTCCGTGACGCTCTCTCTGGGGTCTCGGAACAGGTCCAGCTCTGGCACTCGTGTCTCACTCTCAGTTTCAGTTCCTCCTGTTCGTCACCAACCGACGCAGAAGCTGCGAGGATAAGCGCGGAGATGATAAGGCTGCTGTTGGCGAAGCTGGACAAGGTGGACGAGGCCATGAGGAACACGAGGGACTGCATCAGGACTCACTTCATGTCCTTGACGACGGACGACCATGGCCATGACCATTCGGCGTCAGGGCTCGATCCATCACCTGACATTCATGTTGCCACTCAGTTTGCAGTGAGCTACATCATTGTGCTGtcaactactccctccttccctgtttataaggcatacacgtatatcaagattcaaaccttgtcatctttgaccaataatttgactattaaatttttatttttataatgcaaatttcttatgattggattcataatcaaatatattttacaatgattataagtttataatcaaaagtgatataatatatgataaataaatggtcaaagtgttgtttagaagaccgtgtcatgttccaccatgccttataaacggggaaggagggagtagtaacaacaacaccaacaacagcCCACCATCAGTGGATCCTCCTACTGCATATGAAGAAGGATCTCTGTGTCTCGGTGAGGAGAACAATACCAGTTCTTCCACCAACCTGAACACCGTGATCATCCGTTCCCTAGGAGAAAGCCTCACCAGGGTGTCGCAGTCATTCGTGGATCAGAGCCTCAGGTTCCTATTCCTGGCCAACAATTTCTACTTCCTGTGGCACCAACTGCTTTCTCAAAATCTGCTCTCGGATGTCCCAGCGGATGCCCTGGCTCGCAAGATTGACAGTTACATAAACAGTTATCTGCAAGTATCCTGGACGCCGGTGTTGAAGCCCTTGCGTAGTCATTCACCTTATTGTTTTTTCTTTAAGAGATACTCAGCACAGCGCAAGTTCTTGACGGAGTTTGAGAAGACCTATGTTGCGCAGAAACTCTGGAAGGTTCCAGACCCAGAGCTAAGGAGGGTGCTGCGGACAACCATTGTCGACGAAGTCATTTCAGTCTTCAGAAAGTTCTTGGAGGATGGTGGTGTCAGCGCTTCAAGAGTCGTCGTCAGTCCTGAGAGCTTGCAGGAGATGTTGGAAGAGTTATTT
This window contains:
- the LOC120687958 gene encoding flowering locus K homology domain-like, giving the protein MDGPVENFVGHDVGGMPGNPYDGEQPNPYEDVELEKQYGEELGNTYAEQPGAQYNDGSGNLYNEEQGNLYSKETGNQYNEKPANSYQEELENAYTGDRSQQDNSQINVEDNRWPGWPGESVFRILVPAQKVGAIIGRKGEFIKKMCEESKARIKILDGPPGVPERAVMISAKDEPDAPVSPAMDGLLRVHKRITDSSDGESGQPQRSAGNIGPTRLLVPASQAGSLIGKQGATIKSIQDSSKCAVRIVENVPPVALNDDRVVEIQGESLGVHKAVELIASHLRKFLVDRSVLPLFETHMKMHSMQREQPMPPPQHWGPPQPWGPPPNLPPGGPGFGGNSQFMPPRPQDSYYPPPDVPPVPVEKQPHYGISAYGREAPPSGVPAAGNQPRSHAGSQVTHNMHIPLAYADAVIGAAGASISYIRRHSGATVTIQESRGAPGEMTVEIIGTASQVQTAQQLVQNFMAEAAPPGPPPASNPPAPPVDPSYASYPPPYGGAPSYGSSAAAGPPPQYNGGSYGGPTYPPSYGY